In the genome of Fusarium poae strain DAOMC 252244 chromosome 1, whole genome shotgun sequence, the window ATAGCTGAGATGCATGATCGTCACTTGAGCTACATCATCGAGGTGTATTATTATCAAGAATATCAGTTAACATATTATTCAAAATATTGATAGTATTATTCATTCTAACAATCTGATactatcttaattattaggTGAAGGGAAATACATAGGAAATATTATCCGAAACATGGTTTCAACAACACATCTCCTCAATGAGATTTCAAGAAAGACCAGTGATCTTGACAGCGATGATTGGCTTCAGGGCAGATGTACCATTCGTTACGCCATTGGTAATTCCATTCGAGGTACCGTTGGTGTGGACAGGGTGGTCATGAGATGGTACAAGAGCCACAGGGATGTTGACAGTCAAGACACCCCGAGTGTCATTGTAGGCATACGACAGACCAGGATCGCTGATGGTCTTGCCGTTCTCATCCTCGAATGAAACTTGAACTTGCGGTGAACTACCATTCTTCACGGTCCAAACGGCGAAATTGTAAGTATCGCCGACTGTTGGTGTGGCATCAAATCCATCCCATGGGTGACAAATCGTCAAGGTTCGCGAGGTGCTGGTGCTCTCCTGTAGTGGTGTTAGATATGCTGTGAAAAAAAGATGGAATACGTACCTGAGTCATCTTCACTTCCTTATAAATGCCCTTGGCATTCTTGCTCTTGGCTGGTTTGTCTTGGTACTTGTACTGGGGCAAGTTGATGGGTGCGCTGTCTTTGCTGACACCGTCATCAAGGTACATAGAGTAAGTCTAAAAACAAGTATTAGCCCAATGTTCTGTGTAAATGATTCGAATAAAACATACCGTGGACGCCTTGCCACCAGGGTAAAAGTGAATCGTCGGTGGGTTCAGGTCATTCTCCTTGATATACTGCCGAACACCAATTTGGGGAATGATAGCACCTGCAAGTCATTAGCTCGTTGACCACATTATTGCCGAGGATACACGTACCTCCACGAATATAGACCGGGGTAACGAAAGGAATCTGGTCGAGATCACCGAACGTTGCAGGGATACTGCATCCGTAGCTGATGATCCTACCACCTTGGGCTGGCTCTTTGAGATTGGCAGCATGCTTGAGAATTGGATCATCGCCCAGGTACTCTCTGCCATTCTTGACTTCAAGGTTGCAAGGGTACCACAGATCTGTACCAGGGAGATAAACATCCCGGTTGAAGACTTGAGGGTCAACAATAGGACAAACGAGAATGTTGTGACCCAGCAAATACTGAGTGTCGATGAAATCCTCATTGTTGTTGAATAGATTGGTATCAAGAGGATCAGTGATCAGCTAGTTACTATTAGCAAAATTCTAGAAAGAGACAGCGGTAGATTACCATTGCACGAGCGATGGGTAGACCATTGATCAAGTTGGCAAACATGTAATCGTACATGACTTGAAGCAGAGTGTATCGGAGCTGAACATAATATCGACAGATGGGGACAACTGCCGCATACAAGACGCGTTGATCCTCGGGGATCAGACTGGCGTATTGATTCGACAAGACGTCACTGAAAGCCCACGGCTCCTGTACTTGGTTAGCATTATCACATATTAATGGCACCGTAACAACTCACCTGGAACACCTTAGCTGGCGGGTTTGATGCCTGGTCCCAGTGTTGCATGTAGTGGTTGCGATACCAAGGTAAGAGGAAAGCACCAGAGTACCATCGGATAAGCAACTCAGGGTTACACCATCGAGGATACGGGGAGTTCGAAGTTGGGTCAGAAGTGAAACCCCCCATGTCAACACCGGCAATAGTCAGTCCACTGTAGCCAAGTGCAAGGACTTGAGCAACAGAAATCTTCCAGAAGTCCCAGGAACTTCCATTGTCACCTGTCCATAAACCAGCGAAGCGGTGCATTCCAGTTTGACTGCCTCGACCAATGATGAAGTTGCGCTTCGTCTCTCGGCCTTTGAGATTGTTCAAGCCGTGGAATGTTGCTTTGTGGAGGTTGTATGAGTAGAGCGACCACAGTTCGATAGCGGTTTTGGTCTTTGGTGCACCGAGAGGACTGTCGTCGGTCATCTGAAGTCGAGATGGGAAGCCTAGCATGTCACCGTAAGACCTTCCTACTGCAGGCGTGGTCATGTCTTGCCAGACAAACTCGAGACCAGCGTCAAAGAGGTCTTGATACTGCTCGCCCCAGACTTTTCTGGCATCGGCTCGGTTCAGATCAGGGTAGTATCCGGGCTATACGCGTTAGTAGTCTGTCATGTAGC includes:
- a CDS encoding hypothetical protein (CAZy:GH31), whose product is MSVPDDPLNFIPADLFFPTVPGFRKPRDVVSVESSQSIKPGDPLRYAAHITLAGVNGDSETHCLVQFVTPLIWRIRYDPKYTSVNDFDNTNTRTIVRDTFSDLVDGLQKEYRASEAWNAYPAKEEWYWNTSFVEKGPGHYVLTANEYENSTATAKPKTSLHIFSSPFRIVATRKLTVLPEGDQSISQSVGINTAAEVEQIIWQTTDQAFSYETNGSIDAIKNVVLNVKKPGPAEYLGFGEQGGKTVLKKPTYLNYFCYDNFNYLKVYGKGALDSREPLYQSSPFYLEMNGTPTYQNVTGVLVDNYSQVAIDLGKNDSNIISIATRFNTFDAYIMTADNVPTMIWQYTSIVGRPKLKPRYILGHHQGCYGYSNEGTVYDVVNAYRGSEIPLDGMHLDVDFQERYRTFTASTVNFPDPKAFFSNLKNQGIKACTNITPIMTLRTEVAGDYKQLDAFWDHQNPNNSGSKCMLVKDKRYTNGLNNYPPTYWRYDGPNSSGPLAKGVNPTVYGNDYYGQPQRLSYADYPRGEVYVDEYDFNGNYNSGYPFHGGVSYGQTLGTPGYYPDLNRADARKVWGEQYQDLFDAGLEFVWQDMTTPAVGRSYGDMLGFPSRLQMTDDSPLGAPKTKTAIELWSLYSYNLHKATFHGLNNLKGRETKRNFIIGRGSQTGMHRFAGLWTGDNGSSWDFWKISVAQVLALGYSGLTIAGVDMGGFTSDPTSNSPYPRWCNPELLIRWYSGAFLLPWYRNHYMQHWDQASNPPAKVFQEPWAFSDVLSNQYASLIPEDQRVLYAAVVPICRYYVQLRYTLLQVMYDYMFANLINGLPIARAMLITDPLDTNLFNNNEDFIDTQYLLGHNILVCPIVDPQVFNRDVYLPGTDLWYPCNLEVKNGREYLGDDPILKHAANLKEPAQGGRIISYGCSIPATFGDLDQIPFVTPVYIRGGAIIPQIGVRQYIKENDLNPPTIHFYPGGKASTTYSMYLDDGVSKDSAPINLPQYKYQDKPAKSKNAKGIYKEVKMTQESTSTSRTLTICHPWDGFDATPTVGDTYNFAVWTVKNGSSPQVQVSFEDENGKTISDPGLSYAYNDTRGVLTVNIPVALVPSHDHPVHTNGTSNGITNGVTNGTSALKPIIAVKITGLS